The sequence below is a genomic window from Desertibacillus haloalkaliphilus.
TTTGAGTATTGTTGGTCCTTCAGGTATCGGTAAGACAACGTTCTTGCGAATTGTTGCTGGTTTGCTACCGGCGGATCAAGGTGAGTTGATTTTGAATGGTGAATCACTTGATTTAACTGGTGAACGTAC
It includes:
- a CDS encoding ATP-binding cassette domain-containing protein; this translates as MLEIKNLAKSYDTRTIFKNMNLTVNDGEVLSIVGPSGIGKTTFLRIVAGLLPADQGELILNGESLDLTGERT